One part of the Candida albicans SC5314 chromosome R, complete sequence genome encodes these proteins:
- the RPL15A gene encoding 60S ribosomal protein eL15 (Putative ribosomal protein; repressed upon phagocytosis by murine macrophage; positively regulated by Tbf1; Spider biofilm repressed) — translation MGAYKYLEELQRKKQSDVMRFLYRVRCWEYRQKNVIHRASRPSRPDKARRLGYKAKQGFVIYRIRVRRGGRKRPVPKGATYGKPTNQGVNQLKYQKSLRSTAEERVGRRASNLRVLNSYWVNQDSTYKYFEVILVDPSHKAIRRDARYNWIVNPVHKHREARGLTSAGKKSRGINKGHLFNKTKAGRRHTWKKHNTLSLWRYRS, via the coding sequence ATGGGTGCCTACAAATATTTAGAAGAATTGCAAAGAAAGAAGCAATCTGATGTTATGAGATTCTTGTATCGTGTCAGATGTTGGGAATACAGACAAAAGAATGTCATCCACAGAGCTTCCAGACCATCTAGACCAGACAAGGCTAGAAGATTAGGTTACAAAGCTAAACAAGGTTTCGTTATCTACAGAATCAGAGTTAGAAGAGGTGGTAGAAAGAGACCAGTTCCAAAGGGTGCCACTTACGGtaaaccaaccaaccaagGGGTTAACCAATTGAAATACCAAAAATCATTGAGATCTACTGCTGAAGAAAGAGTTGGTCGTCGTGCTTCTAACTTGAGAGTCTTGAACTCATACTGGGTTAACCAAGATTCCACCTACAAATACTTTGAAGTTATTTTAGTCGACCCATCTCACAAAGCTATCAGAAGAGATGCTAGATACAACTGGATCGTTAACCCAGTTCACAAACACAGAGAAGCCAGAGGTTTGACTTCTGCTGGTAAGAAATCCAGAGGTATTAACAAGGGTCATTTGTTCAACAAAACCAAAGCTGGTAGAAGACACACCTGGAAGAAGCACAACACCTTATCTTTATGGAGATACAGATCTTAA